The window CGGGTGCGCAGGTTGTGGGCTTCGGAGCCGGCCTGTGGCTCGGTCAGGCAGAAGCAGCCGATGGCCTCGCCGCTGGCGAGTTTCTCCAGCCAGGCTTCCTTCTGCGCCTGGGAGCCGTAATTGAGGATCGGACCGCAGCCGACCGAGTTGTGAATGCTCATCAGCGCACCGGTCGCACCATCGCCGGCCGAGATTTCCTCGACGGCCAGGGCATAGGCCACGTAGTCGACATAGGTGCCGCCCCATTCTTCCGGGACCACCATGCCGAGCAGGCCCAGCTCGCCCATCTTGCGGACCAGTTCGTCATCGATCCAGCCGGCCTTTTCCCAGGCCTGGGCATAGGGTGCGATTTCGCCGCGGGCGAAATCCCGGGCCATGTCGCGGATCATGACTTGTTCTTCGCTCAATTCGATATCGTGCATGACTTAGTTTTCGCTCTCATCCAGGCCATGGAAAAACCGTGCGACCTGTTCGGGTTGCAGTGCGCGCAAGGTCGGAGGGTTCCAGTGCGGGGCCTTGTCCTTGTCGATCAGCAGGGCACGTACGCCCTCCATCAGATCGCCGTGCTCGAACCATTGGCGGTCCAGGTGCAACTCCATGGCAAAGCAGTCCTCCAGGCTCATGTGGCGACCGCGACGCAGCATCTCCAGGGTCACGGACATCGCCAGCGGCGAACGGGTCTCCAGCAGGTTGGCGACGTCCCAGGCCCACTCATGGCTGTCGGCGACGGTCACTGCGCGCATCTGTTCGATGATGCTCGACACGTCGGGCAGGGCGAAGAAGTGGTCGATGGCCGGGCGCAGCTTGTCCAGCGGGGCATCCGGCAGGGTCTGCACGGCGAACTTGGCCAGCAGGCTCTGCAGGTCCTTGAGTGGCGTGTCGTGCCACTCCATCTGGTCCAGGCGCTGATCCAGCAGGGCCAGCTTGTCGCTGTGCAGGTACCAGTCGGCCAGGCCGCAGTAGAGGGCGTCGGCGGCGCGGATCTGATTGCCGCTCACGCCCAGGTAGAGACCGACTTCACCAGGAATGCGTGACAGGAAGTAGCTGCCGCCGACATCCGGGAAGTAGCCGATGCCCACCTCCGGCATGGCCAGCCGGCTGCGCTCGGTGACCACCCGCAGGTCGGCACCTTGCACCAGGCCCATGCCGCCACCGAGAACGAAGCCGTCCATCAGTGCCAACACCGGTTTGCGGTAGTGATGGATGCACAGGTCGAGGGCGTATTCCTCGACGAAGAAGTCTTCGTGCAGCTTGCCGCCGCCCTTGTAGCTGTCGTATAGCGAGCGGATATCGCCGCCGGCGCAGAACGCACGATCGCCGGCACCGCGCAGGGTCACGGCATGGATCTGCGGGTCTTCGGCCCAGGCGTCGAGATGGCCTTGCAACTGGCGGATCATGTCCAGGGTCAGGGCATTGAGGCCGGCGGGGCGGTTGAGGGTGAGGTGACCGATGTGGTTGCGCACCTGCGCCAGAACATCGGCCGAGGTGTCGTCAAAATCCGTCGCAGCGGAGGATGAAACCCGAGCAGTCATTACTAACTCCCTGCTTTTATTGTCTTTTTAGGTGCGTTCGCAAGCGAACGATGGTTGATCGTAACAGTGCAAATTTATCGCTTACAACCGGGATAACTGCAGGTCTTGTCTGCATTTTTGCGTGTACGAACAGGCCTCTGGATAGTCTGGCTCAAGGCGCTGTGGTTGCAAGCCGGATCCGTGTGGTCATGATCGGTGCCAGGTCGTGCGAATCCGGTTCGTATTGCATGGACTCAGTGCTAAAGTCGCTTCTTTTTTGGAGCAGAGAACGGTCATGCGGATGTTAATCGGGGCGGTGGCGGCAGTGGCGTTGGCAGGGTGCATGGGCCCTGGCATGAATCAGACCCGCACCACCGGGCCGACCAAGAGCTTCACCTCGACCAAGGCCGACAACATCGTCGCCCAGTGCATCCAGTTCTCCTGGCAGGACGAGAAGGTCTTCGATGTCGACGCCGCGGCCTACCTGCAACCGGGCTACAAGGGCGGTTCGACCGTCTATACCCGTGGCTCCGAGTACTTCGTCGATGTCCGCCGCGAGGCCGACGGTACCGTGGTGGACTACTACGCGACCGTGACCAAGCCGATCGGTGCCAGACGGCTGGCGGCTGTCGCGACCTGTCTCTGAGGGTGTGAGCCGCAGCCGGTGTCTTTCAACCAGAGGCGCTGGCCAGCGCGCCTTTCACCGCCCCCAATGCAATGCCATGCATCAGCAGCCGATGTCCCTGGGGCTCCAGGCCGGCGTCGTCGGTCCAGGCCGGCAGGTTGTTGAGCAGGCACAGGAAGGTGCGCACGGTAGTGCGGGCCAGGGATTCGTCAGGGGAGAGGCCCAGCGGCGTGAGCAGCTTGACCAGGTGGCCCTCGTAGCGTCGACGCAACTCCAGCACCGCCGCCTGCTGCGCGTCGTCCAGGCAATGGAACTCATGCTCCGCGACGCGGAAGAAATCGGCCTTGTCGCGGTGCAGGTCCAGATGGGCGCTTATCAGCGCGTCCAGGCGTTTTTCCGCTGAGCGCGAGGTCCGCGCCGATGGCGCGGCGACAATCTCGAGCAGGTCCAGGTGCAGGCTTTCGATCAGTTCGAACAGCAGCGCCTGCTTGCTCTCGATATGGTTGTAGATCGAGCCGGGCTGGATGCCCAGGTGCGCTGCCAGCTCGCGCAGGCCGACCTGGGCGAACCCGCGCCGGGCAAACAGCGCCACGGCCTTGGTGCGGGTTTCCAGGTGGCGTGAAGGCTTCTGTTCCGCGGCCTGCGGCGCGATGGCGAGGGCTGCCCGGGCCATGCTCGATCAGCC of the Pseudomonas vanderleydeniana genome contains:
- a CDS encoding TetR/AcrR family transcriptional regulator, whose protein sequence is MARAALAIAPQAAEQKPSRHLETRTKAVALFARRGFAQVGLRELAAHLGIQPGSIYNHIESKQALLFELIESLHLDLLEIVAAPSARTSRSAEKRLDALISAHLDLHRDKADFFRVAEHEFHCLDDAQQAAVLELRRRYEGHLVKLLTPLGLSPDESLARTTVRTFLCLLNNLPAWTDDAGLEPQGHRLLMHGIALGAVKGALASASG
- a CDS encoding enoyl-CoA hydratase/isomerase family protein, whose product is MTARVSSSAATDFDDTSADVLAQVRNHIGHLTLNRPAGLNALTLDMIRQLQGHLDAWAEDPQIHAVTLRGAGDRAFCAGGDIRSLYDSYKGGGKLHEDFFVEEYALDLCIHHYRKPVLALMDGFVLGGGMGLVQGADLRVVTERSRLAMPEVGIGYFPDVGGSYFLSRIPGEVGLYLGVSGNQIRAADALYCGLADWYLHSDKLALLDQRLDQMEWHDTPLKDLQSLLAKFAVQTLPDAPLDKLRPAIDHFFALPDVSSIIEQMRAVTVADSHEWAWDVANLLETRSPLAMSVTLEMLRRGRHMSLEDCFAMELHLDRQWFEHGDLMEGVRALLIDKDKAPHWNPPTLRALQPEQVARFFHGLDESEN